The following is a genomic window from Phycisphaeraceae bacterium.
CGCTCCTCGGAACCGGCGAAGATGATCTTGCCATCGCGGAGGAGACAGATGCCTGAGTCGTGACCGTCGTGAATCGCCAGGGTGATCATAAAGTCAGATTTCGCCGCTAATGAGAAAAATCCAGCCGAGGCCGCTTCAGTTCATCGTCAAAGTCGAGCCATACCCTTATGCCTTCGATGGGAAAGAGTTAACTCTATCCCTGCCTTGTGAAATGGGCAATTCCCCGGACAGCAGGCCGGCGCGTCGCCCATCCTCTGCAATGGCCGTGCGATTGCTATGATCGCCGCTGATGCGGGTGCTCCACGTCATCTCAAACATCGACCGGCGCTTCGGCGGGCCGATCAACGCCTTGGTAGGTCTGGCTGCGGCGCAGGCTCGTGCCGGGTTGACCGTCAGCGTCGCGGGGACGTATCGCGGCGAGCCGGATCGAGGATTGTCGGACGTTTTCGCCGCTTCGGGGATCAAAGCGGACTTTATCGGTCCCGGTCGCGGCCCGCTCATCTGGTCACCCGCCATCAAACCCGCCCTGCGACCGCTGATCGCCGACGCCGACATCGTTCACATCCACACGTTATGGGAATCCATCCAGCATGCAGCGGCGAAACAGGCGCGACAACGCGGCCTGCCTTACATCATGCGGCCATGCGGAATGCTCGACCCCTGGTCGCTTTCGCAGGGTGCGTTAAAAAAGCGGCTGTACCTGACGCTGCGGCTAAGAAACGACCTCAACCACGCTGCGGCCATCCATTACACCGCCAATGCCGAGCGCGATCTGGCCTCTCCACTGAAGCTGGCTGCTCCGGCTCTGGTCGTACCTAACGGACTCGATCTGACGGAATTCGACAACCTGCCGGATCGTCAACTTTTTCGTGACAAGCATCCAGCCATCGGCCGACGCAAGCTCATCATCATTCTGGGAAGGATCGACGCCAAAAAGGGCTTCGACCTGCTCATCCCCGCCTTTGCCAAGCTCCAGACACAGGACGCAATGCTCGCGATCGTCGGCCCGGACCTCGAAGGTTACGAAGCGCAAGTTCGCGCCATGGTCGATCGTGCCGGCTTGAGTCAGCGCGTCATCTTCACCGGCATGTTGCGCGGTCGGGATCGAGTCGAAGCTCTCGCGGCGGCGGACTTGTTCGTCCTGCCCAGCTATCAGGAAAACTTCGGCATCGCGGTGGTCGAAGCACTGGCGGCCGGCTGTCCCGTGATCGTGTCGGAAAACGTCAACATCCGTGAGGAGATCGAAGCGGCGGGCGTCGGCGCATCCGTTCCGCTGAACATCGTTGCCTTAACCGCTCAGATGCAGCGATGGCTCGATGAAGACCCGTTGCGACAAGCGGCTGCGTCCAAAGCACGTTCATTTGTTCAGAGTCGCTTCGACTGGAACAAGATCGCCGGGGAATGGGCCAGCCATTACGCGCGACTGGCAGCCCAGTCGTAAAAGATCACGAGCACTTAGCCCGGTCACTACCGGCGTGCCTGGTGTTCCGCGATGACTTCACGGTAAAGGGCTTCGTATTTTCCCACAGCTTCCGCCGGTGCAAACGTACTCAAAACCCACTGCCGCCCGACAGTACCCCGCGCTGATAAAGCCTGCGGATCGGCCAGCAGTATCCGCAATGCCTCCGTCAGTGCTGCCTCTGTCCGCTCGATGATGGTGGCGCCTGCTTGGCTGATCTCACGCCAGATATCAACACCCCGCGTAGTCACCACGGGTGTGCCGCATGCCATCGCTTCGATGAGAACCAAGCCGAAGTTTTCCTGACTCGTCGGCAACACCAGCACGTCACAGGCCTGATAGAGCGAAAGTTTCTGTCGGCCGGTGACCAATCCGAGAAAATCAACACGGTCCGCAATTCCCAGCTTCTGCGCCTGAAGTCGCAATGCCTTGATGTACGTCTCCTCACCAGGCCCAGCGATGATGAGTCGCGCACGCAGGCCGGCATCACGAAGCCCCCCTGCCGCACCCAGCAAAAGCTCGATGCCTTTCTTGGGATGAAGCCGACCCATAAACAGGATGCGCGGCTCGTCGTTTCGCAGCGATACGAACGCATCCTGCGCCGCAGCCGGGCCGGGTAACTCCGCGTAGGGTTGCGTATCCACGAGGTATGGCAGCACCACGCCGCGACCTTGCGGAAACCATTTCCGAGCCTGATCCAGCTCCGCTTGCGCGGTGCAGTGAACTCGTGACGCCTGCTCCAGACAACGACGCACCCCCAGCGCGAGGAACGCTCTCTTTCGCAACGCTCCTTTCGACATGGACCAGTCGTCCAACATTCCGTGGAGAGTGAAAATACAGGGGCAGCCGAGGCGACGCGCGACCCTTGCCGTTTGCAGGCTGCCGATCATGAACGGGCCGTGACAATGCACGATGTCCGCGCGACGGACCTCATCCGACACGATGTTCAGAGAGCGGCGGGAAAGGATCTGACGAGGCAGTCGAGGCCAGTCGAGCCGGACCACGCGCGGAAACCCAGCCTCGCCGCGCATCCATGAGTCAGGCGCATCCTGAACGTCATAGGAAAGCAGGGTCACTGCGTGGCCACGCGAGGCCATGGCGGACGACAGATCCCACACCGCACGCACCAATCCGCCCTCGGCCAGCAGGATTCGAGGCAGGTAGTGCAGGATTTGCAATCTGGTCGATGAACCTGAGGTCACGCTGTCATCATCGGTCAATAAGGGATTGAGGCAAGCATTCGTTCGACCCGCGGCATGGTGACACCTCCATCAACACGTTCAAGGGTATGCTGTTGTCGCCTTTCTGGGAGTACCCGCCACAATGTGCGGCATTGCAGGCGTCATCCTGCGAGAACGTCAAATTGTTGAACGTGCCGTCGGCTCGATGATCCGGGCACAACAACACCGCGGCCCGGACGATTCGGGTTCCGCGTTTTTTGATGCCTCGCGCACCTGCGTCGGGCTGGGGCATCGGCGGCTGTCCATCCTCGACCTCTCGCCGCAGGGGCACCAGCCGATGACTCATCCTCAGTTCGGCGGGGTGCTGGTTTTCAACGGTGAAATCTACAACTACGCACAACTGCGCCGGGAGCTGAGCGACGCTGGAGTTCCCTTTCGCGGTCACAGCGATACGGAAGTGCTGCTGCACCTGCTGGCTCGCGACGGCCCCAAAGCCCTCGAGCGTCTGGCGGGGATGTACGCCTTTGCCTACTACGATCCGCGACACCAGACGCTGCTGATCGCCCGCGACCCGCTGGGGATCAAGCCGCTCTACATCCACCAGACCGACCATTCCCTGGTCTTCGCCAGCGAGGTTCGCGGGCTGCTCGCTTCAGGGCTGGTAAAGCCGGAGGTGGATCGCGCGGGTATTGCGACGATTCTGGCGTACGGCGCGCCGCAGGAACCGCTGACGATCATCAAAGATGTGCGGATGTTCCCGGCTGGTCATTGGCAACAGATCGAAGTCAACGATCTGCGCAGCCCTGTTTCACAGCGGCGTCAGAAACACTGGAACTTTCCCCAGCCGCAGCCGATCACGTCCGCCGATGCCGTTCACGGCATCAAGGAGTTACTCGAAACATCGGTCCGCGATCACCTGGTCGCCGATGTGCCGGTCGGAGTCTTTCTCTCCTCCGGCCTCGACAGCACGATCATCGCCGGCCTTGCCGCCAAACACACGGCTGACCTCCGCACCTTCACCGTCGGTTTCGCGGATGAGCCGGACATGAGCGAGGCACCGATGGCGTCGGAAACGGCGCGGCTGCTGGGCGTGCGACATACCACACTCAACATCCAGGGATCGGACGCCCTGCCTCGCGTACGTCAGTGGCTGACCAATCTCGACCAGCCGTCAATGGATGGCCTGAATGTTTACATGATCTGCCGGGCTGTCCGTGAAGCACAGATCAAAGTGATCCTCTCCGGTCAGGGAGGCGACGAGCTTTTCGGCGGGTATCCGAGTTTCTCCGACATTCCCAGATTGCGAAACATGATGCGCATCCTCCGCTGGCTCCCGCGCAGAGTCACGAAGGCCGTAGCGCGGACGTTGACCATGAATCGCTCTCCCGCGGTCCAGCAGAAAATGCTGGACATCTCCACCTCCGATGGCTCGCTGCGGACGCTCTATCTCCTCAGACGACGGGCGATATCCAACGGTCAGCTTCAGAGCCTGGGCTTCAACACGGATGATTTAGGACTAAGCCGCGACTACCAGCCGCACGATGCGGTGGACTCGCTTGAGATCGATAACTCCGATCCGGTCTGGAGCATCTCGGAACTCGAATCACGCATCTACCAGCAAAACGTCCTGCTGCGTGACAGCGACGCCAACAGTATGGCTCACAGCCTGGAACTGCGGGTTCCCTTTCTGGATCGGCGCGTGATCGACTTTGCGCAGGGAATTCCCGGCAACGTCAGACTGCCTGAAAAAATCGCAAACAAGCACCTGCTCCGCGTTGCCTTTGCGGAGCACCTCAGACCGGAGTTACTGCGGCAGAGCAAGCGCGGGTTTCAGTTACCGATCAACCGCTGGCTCGCCGGGCCTCTGCGTGAGATGGCGGAAGCGGGCCTCGATCGCCTCAAGCAGTCGGGACTCGTGGCCGAAGATGGCGTGGACGACATCTGGCAGAGCTTCCGCAGCCATCCCCAAAGCCCGATCTGGTCGCGGGCGTGGACGCTCTGTGTAACGGGAGTATATTTAACACAACTCAGCGATAAAGCTGAAGATATCGTCAGCCAAAGGAAGCCAGTCACGTTGCGATCCACACCTTCATCAAAACAGCCAAAGCGATGGCTTCCCACTCCCAGTTCGCTGACGAGTGACTATCAATCCGCGTTGGAATATCACACGAAGCTGAATGCGTGGAAGGCTGACGACATTCCCCCCATGCAGCTCGCCAAGCTCGCCGCCATCTGGGCTGATGCGATCAACGACGTGCCCTACTACCGGAAGCTTGTCGAGTCGGCTGCGGCCCCCAGAGAGATCACCATCTGGGCCGACTTCAAAAAAATCCCGGTACTGACCAAACAGTACCTCCGCGCGAACCTGCCTGAGTTCATCCGCATCTCCGGCCCGCCCGACAAGTTCATGCAGACTGCCGGCTCATCAGGCCTGCCGGTGAAGCTTGGAGTCTGGAAAAAGGAAAACGTCCACATTCGCGTCGCCAAGCTCGTCCCCTGGATCATCAACGGATATCACCTGGGTGACCCGGTTTTTCTGGTCTGGGGACATTCTCATTTACTCGGCACGGGCTGGAGGCGCTATCTCAACCATGCCATACGCATGGGTAAAGATGCGTTACTCAACTATCGACGGGCGCGGGCCTATGTGATGGGGCCCAGCGATTGCCGCAAAATCGCAAAGCAGATCATTCGGGCTCGACCCGTCGGCATGATCGGTTACGCCTCCGCGTTGGATTTACTGGGTCGATACACGCAGGAGTTCCGCAAGGAATTTCGTGCGACAGGCATCAGGTTCATCCTTTCGACTTCGGAAATGCCCCCTCGACAAGACACGTTCTCAATGCTTGAGGATTTGTTCGGATGCCCGGTGATCGAGGAGTTTGGCGGCGTTGACTTCGGGCATGTCGCGATGAGACCGCGAAAAGGTCCGTGGTCCGTCTTTCCGGATTTGAATATCGTCGAATCTCAGAAGGAGGCGGATGAAGGCGACGGTGAAAGCATCCTGGTGTCCACCCTCTACCTGCGGTACACGCCGCTGATCCGTTACAAGCAAGGTGATCTACTGCGCGGGCCAATGCGACTGGCAAACGATCACGTTTATGAGTTTCAGGACCTCGGCGGAAGAATCAACGAAGCGATCCTGATGTCCGACGGACGCAGCGTACATTCGGTGGCGGTTTTCCACTGCGTTCATCAGGAACCCATCGTGCTCAACATCCAGCTTTACCTGCGCGATGCCGGCCCCATCCTGCGTCTGGTCGTGTCGAGCACGCCTGACGCTGAGTTTGAAAATCGCGTGCTGCACCGACTAAGACAGGTCCACCCCGATCTGACGGAAACAAAACTGGAATTCGTAAACGACCTGACCACCAACCGTGCCGGCAAGCGACGATGGATGATTGACGAACGGACCAAAACGCCGCCGAAAGCCTGAACGGATCACGAGTCCTGCACGCAGCGCAACAGGAAAGTCAGTGGAAAGCCATCCGCGCCAAGTCCCGCCATCCGCCGAACCGCACGTTGTCGATGTGCCGGCTGCGATGTCGTCGCAGGGACCGGTGGAGCTTGCGATCATCTCCGACGTACCCACGCCCTACCGGGTCCACGTGCTCAAACGCATTGCGAGCGAGCTGCGCGAGGTGAAACTGCACAGCCTTTTTACCCACGCCAGCGACAGGAGCGCGGTGCAATGGGACATGCAGCTCGATCCAGCGATCAATCCGGTATTTTTCAACGAGGTCGCGCTGAGTCCCAATGAACATGCGACGCTCAGAACGCTGCGGCTCTTTAACGTCATGCGCGATTATCTGATCCGCCACCGTGTGCGGATCATCATCCTGCTGGGGTACAACGACCTGGCGCGAATGCGGTTGATCCGCTGGGCCAGGAAAGCAGGGATACCGCTGCTGGTGACGGGAGACTCGAACGTCTTTGCGGAAGGGCGTCTGTCGCCGCTGAAGCGGCTCGTCAAGCGTGTTTATGTGCGATGGAGCCTGCGTTCGATCGCGGGCCTGATGCCGATGGGCACAGCCGGGCGCGCTTTCTATCGCCTCTATGCCGATCACGAGTTGCCCACGTTCCTCTTTCCCTATGAACCGGATTACGAGACGATTCAGCGTCGTGATGAGGAAAAGGAGCGTGCTTTCCGTGCCGGGCGTGATTTATCGGAAGAGCGGCACCGGCTGCTCTACTGCGGGCGGCTCGTGAGCGTCAAATGCGTGGATGTGTTGATCGATGCGTTTGTGCGCATCGCTGATCGTCGTCCTGACTGGGATCTGGTCATTGCCGGCGACGGTGCGCTGCGTGACGCGCTCAAGGCGCGGGTGCCGCAGGCCCTGTCGTCGCGCGTCAAGTGGCTTGGCTTTCTGCAATTCGATGAGACCGTCCTCTGCTATCACTCCTGTGAAGTGCTGGTGCTGCCCAGTCACTTTGAGCCTTGGGCACTGGTCATCAATGAAGCGGTGTCTGCCGGGCTTGCGGTGGTGACGACGGATGTGGTCGGAGCCGCGGTGGAGTTGGTCCGCCACCGGACCAATGGCCTGATCGTGCAGGCCAGGAATGTCCAGGCCATGACAGACGCCCTGTTGGAAGTCACCACACCCCAGCCATGCGCCCGGATGCGTGCCGCAGCACCCGACATTCTGGCGCAGTGGCGTCGTGCCGCTGATCCCGTTGACGGAGTGAGGCATGCGTTGCGCCATTTCAAATTGATCCCGTAACAGCGTCCTCGTGAATCTCTCGTGTCATTTCGCCGATACAACCTCGGATCATTTATCATTCCGCCATGCCCGACTCCACAACACTGATCACCGGCGCAGCAGGCTTCATCGGCTCTCACCTGACCGACCGTCTGCTGCGCGAAGGGATGCGAGTCATCGGACTCGATAACTTCTGCGACTTCTACGACGCATCCATCAAACGGAAAAATCTCGAAGGCGCGATGACGCATAAAAATTTCATGCTCGTCGAGACCGACATCCGCGACCGCGGCGCGGTCGGCGAGGCGTTTACCCGTCACAAGCCGACGGCTGTCGTCCATCTGGCCGCAATGGCGGGCGTCCGACCGAGCATCGAACGGCCGGATTACTACACCAGCGTCAACGTCGATGGCACGGTCAGCCTGCTCGATGCCGCCGTCGCCTCCGGGACACAACGCTTCGTCTTCGCATCGAGTTCGAGTGTTTACGGCAACAACGAAAAAGTCCCCTTCGCTGAGGACGACCGCGTTGATTTCCCCATCAGCCCGTACGCAGCCACCAAGAAATCCGGGGAGCTGATCTGCCACACCTACTGGCATATCCACAAGCTGCCTGTGAATTGTCTGCGCTTCTTCACCGTCTTCGGCCCGCGGCAGCGACCGGACCTGGCGATCGGAAAATTTCTCCGGCTCGTCAGTCAGGGCAAGCCGGTGCCGATGTTCGGAGACGGCTCGACCAGCCGCGATTACACCTACATCGACGACATCGTCAGCGGCATCCACGCCGCGATGGATAAGTGCGACAGAAAGACCGGCTTCCGCATCTACAACCTCGGCGGCAACAAGCCCGCGAGTCTCAAAGACCTGATCGCCACCGTCGAAGAAGTCACGGGTAAAAAGGCAAAAATCGACCAGAAACCGATGCAGCCGGGTGATGTGGAACGCACCTGGGCGGACCTGACACGCAGCAACAGAGAACTCGGATATCAGCCCACAACATCGCTCAAGGATGGCATTCGCAAACAGTGGGAATGGATGCAGTTCGCCTGACGAGCCGGCGCGTCCCCTCATCGCGCGTCGGCACGTCCTCGCTCCTGACGCGAGAGCAGAAACACGAAAATCGCAGCTCGACAAACCACGCCGCATGCAGCCGCGCTGGATGGGAATACTCGATCAGCTCCGCCCACTTGCGCAGGCTCTGAAGGAGTCGCGGTGCGTTGAGAGAAACCTTAATGCGGCGTCTCTTTCACCGCGTTGCGATTCCAGGCGGGCACCTCCACCACGATCGGCCCATCGCCCTGGATGATGCTTTGGCACGACAATCGACTCGTCAGCTTCACTGCGGGAGCTTCCTCAACGCGGTCGAGTTCTTTGTCTTCCGCTTCGCTGAGGTCGTCCATGCCCTCGTTGACGTAAACGTGGCAGGTGGAGCAGGCGCAGACGCCGCCGCAGGAATGTTCGATGTTGATGCCGTGGTCCAGCGCGACTTCGAGCAGATGTTCGCCTTTGCTGGCCATGACGGTCACTTCGCGTTCATCCTTACCGGTGACCGCCTGCGGATCCTGAAGGATGAACTTCACCTGTACGGTGGGCGGCGCTTTGGGTTCGTTGGAACGTTTAATGCTCATAACTGTCTCGTGGCTGCATTCTAGGCGACTTGATCTCGCTCGTGCAGCCGCGAAGTCTGAAAGCGAGCGTCGGCGAGGGGTGACGGCGGCGCCATCATGGCGGTGAAGTGATCGCCAAGGCAGTGAACCAGTCGGGCTTAACGGTCAGGTTTGCGGCGAGTCGGGCACGGTCGTCGGATCCGGGCGGTAAATCCGTGTTTCGAGAGCCCAGACTTTTTCGGTGAAGTTCCCGCCGACATCCGCGGCTTTGAGGCTATCGCCGCGTGCCGCCAGGATCGCCATGTGCGTCTTGGCGTCCACATTATCGAGCAGGCTCACGAGGATCGCTTCGGGGGTAGCGGGTATTTTGAGCGCGCCAAACTCCGCCTTGCCGTGGTGTGACAGGATGATGTGATGCAACACCATCAGCACAGCATCGGGCACTTTATTTCCCATCGCGGCGCAGTCCTCCGCCTTGCGCTGGAGCCAGATGACCCCGCGGGCGATGTGACCGATGAGCTGGCCGTCGTCGCTGTAACCAAAGCCCGTTTCCCAGGTCAGCTCCTGACACTTGCCCAGATCATGAATGAACAGGCCCATGAGCACGATATCGCGGTTGATCTGCGGGTAGAGCGGCAGCACGGCACCGGCAAGCCGCAGCAGACTCAGCGTGTGCTCCAGCAGTCCGCCGATGAAAGCGTGGTGCAGTGACATGGCAGCCGGCGCACGCTTGAACTTTTCCATCAGCTCCGCATCGTCGAGATACATCCGCGCCAGCGCGTTGATCGCGGGATGTTTCAGTGAAGCGAGAATCCCGCTCAACTCGGTGAACATCTCCTCGATGTCGTATTGCGTACAAGGCAGCAGGTCGAGCAATTCAGCCTCGGTAGGCGTGCACTTTTCGATCTGCTGGATAATGATCTGCATCTCGCCCTGGTACGGCTGCGACTGCCCCTGAATGTAAACAAACCCGTCGGTCGGCAGGGTGCTGAATAGCTCCTCGGAAGCGTTCCACATG
Proteins encoded in this region:
- a CDS encoding glycosyltransferase, encoding MRVLHVISNIDRRFGGPINALVGLAAAQARAGLTVSVAGTYRGEPDRGLSDVFAASGIKADFIGPGRGPLIWSPAIKPALRPLIADADIVHIHTLWESIQHAAAKQARQRGLPYIMRPCGMLDPWSLSQGALKKRLYLTLRLRNDLNHAAAIHYTANAERDLASPLKLAAPALVVPNGLDLTEFDNLPDRQLFRDKHPAIGRRKLIIILGRIDAKKGFDLLIPAFAKLQTQDAMLAIVGPDLEGYEAQVRAMVDRAGLSQRVIFTGMLRGRDRVEALAAADLFVLPSYQENFGIAVVEALAAGCPVIVSENVNIREEIEAAGVGASVPLNIVALTAQMQRWLDEDPLRQAAASKARSFVQSRFDWNKIAGEWASHYARLAAQS
- a CDS encoding glycosyltransferase — translated: MTSGSSTRLQILHYLPRILLAEGGLVRAVWDLSSAMASRGHAVTLLSYDVQDAPDSWMRGEAGFPRVVRLDWPRLPRQILSRRSLNIVSDEVRRADIVHCHGPFMIGSLQTARVARRLGCPCIFTLHGMLDDWSMSKGALRKRAFLALGVRRCLEQASRVHCTAQAELDQARKWFPQGRGVVLPYLVDTQPYAELPGPAAAQDAFVSLRNDEPRILFMGRLHPKKGIELLLGAAGGLRDAGLRARLIIAGPGEETYIKALRLQAQKLGIADRVDFLGLVTGRQKLSLYQACDVLVLPTSQENFGLVLIEAMACGTPVVTTRGVDIWREISQAGATIIERTEAALTEALRILLADPQALSARGTVGRQWVLSTFAPAEAVGKYEALYREVIAEHQARR
- the asnB gene encoding asparagine synthase (glutamine-hydrolyzing), with product MCGIAGVILRERQIVERAVGSMIRAQQHRGPDDSGSAFFDASRTCVGLGHRRLSILDLSPQGHQPMTHPQFGGVLVFNGEIYNYAQLRRELSDAGVPFRGHSDTEVLLHLLARDGPKALERLAGMYAFAYYDPRHQTLLIARDPLGIKPLYIHQTDHSLVFASEVRGLLASGLVKPEVDRAGIATILAYGAPQEPLTIIKDVRMFPAGHWQQIEVNDLRSPVSQRRQKHWNFPQPQPITSADAVHGIKELLETSVRDHLVADVPVGVFLSSGLDSTIIAGLAAKHTADLRTFTVGFADEPDMSEAPMASETARLLGVRHTTLNIQGSDALPRVRQWLTNLDQPSMDGLNVYMICRAVREAQIKVILSGQGGDELFGGYPSFSDIPRLRNMMRILRWLPRRVTKAVARTLTMNRSPAVQQKMLDISTSDGSLRTLYLLRRRAISNGQLQSLGFNTDDLGLSRDYQPHDAVDSLEIDNSDPVWSISELESRIYQQNVLLRDSDANSMAHSLELRVPFLDRRVIDFAQGIPGNVRLPEKIANKHLLRVAFAEHLRPELLRQSKRGFQLPINRWLAGPLREMAEAGLDRLKQSGLVAEDGVDDIWQSFRSHPQSPIWSRAWTLCVTGVYLTQLSDKAEDIVSQRKPVTLRSTPSSKQPKRWLPTPSSLTSDYQSALEYHTKLNAWKADDIPPMQLAKLAAIWADAINDVPYYRKLVESAAAPREITIWADFKKIPVLTKQYLRANLPEFIRISGPPDKFMQTAGSSGLPVKLGVWKKENVHIRVAKLVPWIINGYHLGDPVFLVWGHSHLLGTGWRRYLNHAIRMGKDALLNYRRARAYVMGPSDCRKIAKQIIRARPVGMIGYASALDLLGRYTQEFRKEFRATGIRFILSTSEMPPRQDTFSMLEDLFGCPVIEEFGGVDFGHVAMRPRKGPWSVFPDLNIVESQKEADEGDGESILVSTLYLRYTPLIRYKQGDLLRGPMRLANDHVYEFQDLGGRINEAILMSDGRSVHSVAVFHCVHQEPIVLNIQLYLRDAGPILRLVVSSTPDAEFENRVLHRLRQVHPDLTETKLEFVNDLTTNRAGKRRWMIDERTKTPPKA
- a CDS encoding glycosyltransferase family 4 protein, with the protein product MTNGPKRRRKPERITSPARSATGKSVESHPRQVPPSAEPHVVDVPAAMSSQGPVELAIISDVPTPYRVHVLKRIASELREVKLHSLFTHASDRSAVQWDMQLDPAINPVFFNEVALSPNEHATLRTLRLFNVMRDYLIRHRVRIIILLGYNDLARMRLIRWARKAGIPLLVTGDSNVFAEGRLSPLKRLVKRVYVRWSLRSIAGLMPMGTAGRAFYRLYADHELPTFLFPYEPDYETIQRRDEEKERAFRAGRDLSEERHRLLYCGRLVSVKCVDVLIDAFVRIADRRPDWDLVIAGDGALRDALKARVPQALSSRVKWLGFLQFDETVLCYHSCEVLVLPSHFEPWALVINEAVSAGLAVVTTDVVGAAVELVRHRTNGLIVQARNVQAMTDALLEVTTPQPCARMRAAAPDILAQWRRAADPVDGVRHALRHFKLIP
- a CDS encoding GDP-mannose 4,6-dehydratase, with protein sequence MPDSTTLITGAAGFIGSHLTDRLLREGMRVIGLDNFCDFYDASIKRKNLEGAMTHKNFMLVETDIRDRGAVGEAFTRHKPTAVVHLAAMAGVRPSIERPDYYTSVNVDGTVSLLDAAVASGTQRFVFASSSSVYGNNEKVPFAEDDRVDFPISPYAATKKSGELICHTYWHIHKLPVNCLRFFTVFGPRQRPDLAIGKFLRLVSQGKPVPMFGDGSTSRDYTYIDDIVSGIHAAMDKCDRKTGFRIYNLGGNKPASLKDLIATVEEVTGKKAKIDQKPMQPGDVERTWADLTRSNRELGYQPTTSLKDGIRKQWEWMQFA
- a CDS encoding 2Fe-2S iron-sulfur cluster binding domain-containing protein encodes the protein MSIKRSNEPKAPPTVQVKFILQDPQAVTGKDEREVTVMASKGEHLLEVALDHGINIEHSCGGVCACSTCHVYVNEGMDDLSEAEDKELDRVEEAPAVKLTSRLSCQSIIQGDGPIVVEVPAWNRNAVKETPH
- a CDS encoding HD domain-containing protein, producing the protein MPPTKSPSPHSAPASQRIMIRQLQDSQYIEGVFAIQNCQLGQTKGGKPYIKCLLADRSGRVPGRMWNASEELFSTLPTDGFVYIQGQSQPYQGEMQIIIQQIEKCTPTEAELLDLLPCTQYDIEEMFTELSGILASLKHPAINALARMYLDDAELMEKFKRAPAAMSLHHAFIGGLLEHTLSLLRLAGAVLPLYPQINRDIVLMGLFIHDLGKCQELTWETGFGYSDDGQLIGHIARGVIWLQRKAEDCAAMGNKVPDAVLMVLHHIILSHHGKAEFGALKIPATPEAILVSLLDNVDAKTHMAILAARGDSLKAADVGGNFTEKVWALETRIYRPDPTTVPDSPQT